The proteins below are encoded in one region of Stenotrophomonas bentonitica:
- a CDS encoding response regulator produces METRIVIADDHPVVLIGARAIIESARVGVIVGEAGSTDALIDLLDNVECDVLVTDFSMPGTRYADGLRMLDVIHHRHPQLPIVLLTMLDNAGVLKTAMSKGVSGLIDKSSTMAGLANAVNVVKQGGVYVAERWREPLEADRRGRVSGSRQVRLSPREYEVVRLLASGFSVSEIAARLDRTISTISRQKGTAMRKLGIDSDAGLFEYAQHHGLLSR; encoded by the coding sequence ATGGAAACCCGGATCGTCATCGCTGATGATCACCCTGTTGTTCTGATCGGTGCGAGGGCCATCATCGAGTCGGCACGCGTCGGCGTGATCGTGGGTGAAGCCGGCAGTACGGACGCGCTGATCGATCTGCTGGACAACGTCGAGTGCGATGTACTGGTCACCGACTTCTCCATGCCAGGCACGCGCTACGCAGATGGGTTGCGGATGCTGGACGTCATCCATCACCGTCATCCGCAGCTTCCCATCGTGCTCCTGACCATGCTGGATAACGCTGGCGTGCTGAAAACCGCGATGTCCAAGGGTGTTTCCGGCTTGATCGACAAGTCGTCCACGATGGCGGGGCTGGCAAATGCCGTCAACGTGGTGAAACAGGGCGGCGTCTATGTCGCCGAAAGGTGGCGCGAGCCGCTCGAGGCCGACCGCAGGGGACGGGTCTCCGGCTCGCGACAGGTCCGGCTGTCGCCCAGGGAGTACGAGGTGGTGAGGCTGCTGGCCAGTGGATTCAGTGTGAGCGAGATCGCCGCACGACTTGACCGGACGATCAGCACGATCAGTCGGCAGAAAGGGACGGCAATGCGCAAGCTGGGAATCGACAGCGATGCAGGACTGTTCGAGTACGCGCAACACCACGGGCTCCTGAGTCGATGA